One window of Jannaschia sp. CCS1 genomic DNA carries:
- a CDS encoding ABC transporter permease produces MSSPSPSQSIFTRLFGGSGVGTTVLILLVFYVLLLIVFSFLSPFFMTVRNMTSISSNIALIGLMAAAGTPLIIAGGLDLSVAAVAGLTGVIIALLHAAGLPIWVAVLCAIGVAVGIGIVNGVLATYLRLNPLIVTLATMSIVSGVSLILTGGLTKPLLVDGFNWIGQGRVLGIPVPALLMLAVYGMLWLVLQKTHFGRHAFAVGGNPDASRLIGLPVNRTQVSLYVMSAVSGAIAGTVLAAMLGAAAPNAAGPHLLTVIAAIILGGTSLQGGRGSVWGTLVAVLILGTLNNGLTLMNVTSFWQDVTRGVVLILAVGFDGVRQRMA; encoded by the coding sequence ATGTCCAGCCCATCGCCGTCCCAAAGCATCTTCACCCGTCTGTTTGGCGGATCGGGTGTGGGTACAACCGTCCTGATCCTGCTGGTGTTCTACGTCCTTTTGCTGATCGTCTTCTCGTTCCTGTCGCCGTTCTTCATGACGGTGCGCAACATGACATCCATCAGCTCAAACATCGCATTGATCGGGCTTATGGCGGCGGCGGGCACCCCGTTGATCATCGCCGGGGGTCTGGATCTGTCGGTTGCGGCGGTGGCCGGTCTGACCGGGGTGATCATCGCATTGCTGCACGCCGCCGGGCTTCCGATCTGGGTCGCGGTATTGTGTGCCATCGGCGTGGCGGTGGGGATCGGCATCGTGAACGGCGTGCTGGCCACCTATCTGCGGCTGAACCCGTTGATCGTCACACTGGCGACAATGTCCATTGTCAGCGGCGTCTCGTTGATCCTGACCGGAGGCCTGACCAAGCCGCTTCTGGTGGATGGATTCAACTGGATTGGACAGGGGCGCGTTCTGGGTATCCCCGTGCCCGCCCTGTTGATGCTGGCGGTCTATGGTATGCTATGGCTGGTCCTGCAGAAAACCCATTTCGGACGCCACGCCTTTGCCGTCGGGGGCAATCCGGATGCCAGTCGTCTGATCGGCCTGCCGGTCAACCGGACGCAGGTGTCGCTTTACGTGATGTCGGCTGTATCGGGTGCCATTGCAGGCACGGTCCTTGCGGCCATGTTGGGGGCGGCGGCGCCCAATGCGGCGGGGCCGCATCTGCTGACTGTCATCGCCGCGATCATTCTGGGGGGCACATCCCTGCAAGGCGGGCGCGGATCCGTGTGGGGTACGCTGGTCGCCGTCCTGATCCTTGGGACGCTCAACAACGGGCTGACCCTGATGAATGTCACCAGCTTCTGGCAGGATGTGACCCGGGGTGTCGTTCTGATCCTGGCGGTGGGCTTTGACGGCGTGCGACAGCGCATGGCGTGA
- a CDS encoding sugar ABC transporter ATP-binding protein, with the protein MNAVLPRLAMRDIVKSFGSVRVLDGVSLDVMPGEIVALLGSNGAGKSTLMKILTANYTKNAGDIRVNDTLVDFASPRDAARVGITFLPQEISVFPELSVAENICMSADSKGTVDWSGMARRSAAVLDDLGFGHLSPDMLVADLPVAERRIIEIARALEGQADILVMDEPTASLSEQESEQIFTILRRLKDRGTSIVYISHYLKEVFEISDRIVVLRDGLNAGEFDPTTADVTKVVGAMLGKAAGSMFDDRDPLPASAPVVFTCAGLTLPGVIEDVSFDLRAGEILGIFGLIGSGVEVLGRAIFGTQGRPPAGAMTLNGTPYTPVSPRKGKEAGIGFVTAERKTDGIMADMSVRENIVAAFQSDLGHGPFTSPAREAAHTLDWIEKLGIKTSGPEQAIRLLSGGNQQKVCVARWLNPKVKMLILEEPTRGVDVGARREIYSHLVDFARSGLAVLVLSSDVEEVAGLSDRSLVIDRGRILAEFGRGATPGDLMAASAQSEHHD; encoded by the coding sequence ATGAATGCTGTTCTTCCGCGTCTGGCGATGCGCGATATTGTCAAAAGTTTCGGATCGGTCCGTGTTCTGGACGGGGTGTCGCTGGATGTGATGCCCGGCGAAATCGTGGCACTTCTGGGATCGAACGGGGCCGGAAAGTCGACGTTGATGAAGATCCTCACCGCGAATTACACGAAAAACGCGGGCGACATTCGGGTGAACGATACCTTGGTTGATTTTGCCTCGCCCCGGGACGCGGCGCGTGTGGGCATCACGTTCCTGCCGCAGGAAATCTCGGTTTTTCCCGAGTTGAGCGTCGCGGAGAACATCTGCATGAGCGCCGACAGCAAGGGCACGGTCGACTGGTCCGGCATGGCACGCCGATCTGCGGCTGTGCTCGACGATCTTGGTTTTGGCCATCTCAGCCCGGATATGCTGGTCGCCGATCTGCCCGTTGCGGAGCGGCGTATCATCGAGATTGCCCGCGCTTTGGAGGGACAGGCCGACATTCTGGTTATGGATGAGCCCACCGCGTCCCTGTCCGAGCAGGAGAGTGAACAGATTTTCACCATCCTGCGCCGTCTGAAGGACCGGGGGACCAGCATCGTCTACATCTCCCACTACCTCAAAGAGGTGTTCGAGATTTCCGACAGGATTGTCGTATTGCGCGACGGTTTGAACGCTGGCGAGTTTGACCCCACTACCGCAGATGTCACGAAGGTTGTCGGTGCGATGTTGGGCAAGGCCGCAGGGTCCATGTTCGACGACCGGGACCCGTTACCGGCAAGCGCGCCGGTGGTGTTTACCTGCGCGGGCCTGACCCTGCCGGGTGTGATCGAGGACGTCTCGTTCGATCTGCGCGCGGGGGAAATTCTTGGCATCTTTGGGCTGATCGGCTCCGGCGTGGAAGTCCTGGGCCGTGCCATCTTCGGCACGCAGGGGCGGCCACCCGCGGGGGCAATGACCCTGAACGGAACACCCTATACGCCAGTGTCGCCCCGCAAGGGGAAAGAGGCCGGGATCGGGTTTGTGACTGCCGAGCGGAAGACGGACGGCATCATGGCCGACATGTCCGTGCGCGAGAATATTGTGGCAGCGTTCCAGTCCGACCTTGGACATGGGCCGTTCACATCCCCCGCGCGCGAGGCGGCCCACACCCTGGACTGGATCGAAAAACTGGGCATCAAGACATCGGGCCCCGAGCAGGCGATCCGATTGTTATCCGGTGGCAATCAGCAAAAGGTCTGCGTCGCCCGTTGGCTCAACCCGAAGGTCAAGATGCTGATCCTGGAAGAGCCGACCCGGGGCGTCGATGTGGGCGCGCGCCGCGAAATCTACAGCCATCTGGTGGACTTTGCCCGCAGCGGTCTGGCGGTTCTGGTGTTGTCGTCAGATGTCGAGGAAGTCGCGGGCCTGTCGGACAGGTCACTGGTCATCGACCGTGGGCGCATTCTGGCGGAATTCGGCCGGGGGGCCACGCCGGGTGATCTGATGGCGGCGTCCGCACAATCTGAACATCACGACTAA
- a CDS encoding sugar ABC transporter substrate-binding protein, whose product MKNFILSATAALLISVAAGPATADFEGFDPATHDGSMFPAENLMAMVAAAMEVSPPRNGETYVIGFANLQRDIPFCALVEQGILENAEAAGIEVVVADNRLDGATALANAESFITRNVDFVIEFQTDAEFGAVIMNNLNQAGIPVVAIDIPMPGAVFFGVNNPRAGFMGGSYLAQAAVARHGMDAVMEGYFIEGELPQSGPIPMMRTEGQMAGFRAALPAFPEDQILTFDSRNTLEESFTQTNNLLSRIPEGVPIMGTAINDQAATGILRAAQQDGREMITVVGLGADEGETLASEPDFVAAVGSFPERYGNSLIPIAMAMLAEEEVPDAVLINHQMVTPANICDFNASIECQDIEVIDYSFPEEGFAAHLEALRSDPDLADVQNLIPTQ is encoded by the coding sequence ATGAAAAACTTCATTTTGTCCGCCACGGCAGCGCTTCTGATTTCAGTGGCCGCGGGCCCGGCAACAGCAGATTTCGAGGGCTTTGACCCCGCAACGCACGACGGGTCGATGTTCCCGGCAGAGAACCTGATGGCAATGGTAGCCGCAGCGATGGAGGTCTCGCCCCCACGAAATGGCGAGACTTATGTGATTGGGTTTGCCAACTTGCAGCGAGATATCCCCTTTTGCGCGCTGGTGGAGCAGGGCATCCTTGAAAACGCCGAGGCGGCGGGCATCGAAGTTGTGGTGGCCGACAACCGTCTTGATGGCGCAACGGCCCTCGCCAATGCCGAAAGTTTCATCACGCGCAACGTGGACTTCGTGATCGAGTTTCAGACCGATGCAGAATTCGGCGCGGTGATCATGAACAATCTGAATCAGGCCGGCATCCCCGTCGTCGCCATCGACATCCCGATGCCCGGTGCCGTCTTCTTCGGCGTGAACAATCCGCGGGCGGGCTTCATGGGTGGCTCATATCTCGCCCAGGCGGCGGTCGCCCGCCACGGCATGGACGCGGTGATGGAGGGGTACTTCATCGAGGGGGAGTTGCCGCAATCGGGCCCGATCCCGATGATGCGCACGGAGGGCCAGATGGCAGGGTTCCGCGCGGCATTACCCGCGTTCCCCGAGGACCAGATCCTGACCTTCGACAGCCGAAATACGCTGGAGGAAAGCTTCACCCAGACCAACAACCTGTTGAGCCGCATCCCCGAAGGCGTGCCGATCATGGGAACGGCGATCAACGATCAGGCCGCAACCGGTATTCTGCGGGCCGCGCAACAGGATGGGCGCGAGATGATTACGGTCGTGGGCCTGGGCGCTGACGAGGGCGAGACATTGGCCAGCGAGCCCGACTTTGTCGCGGCCGTCGGGTCCTTTCCCGAGCGGTACGGAAATTCGCTGATCCCGATCGCCATGGCCATGCTGGCCGAGGAGGAGGTGCCGGACGCGGTCTTGATCAATCATCAGATGGTGACACCGGCCAACATCTGCGACTTCAATGCCAGTATTGAGTGTCAGGACATCGAGGTGATCGACTACAGCTTCCCCGAAGAGGGCTTCGCGGCCCATCTTGAAGCGCTGCGCAGCGATCCGGATCTGGCGGACGTTCAGAACCTGATCCCAACCCAGTAA
- a CDS encoding helix-turn-helix domain-containing protein, whose translation MTVQPNNYFSYIPESRLCHALGCTLQSAGFTQVAPYAVYPAGTHPKDHLFSKTRGRVLQAYQIVFISKGRGRVELGSGRKAQEIHAGQVFVLFPNVWHRYAPEPSVGWTEHWVECKGTAFDMSLNAGLLDPGRPIIRHPNFEAVHDTFAEIHGLAGTDAVGNQPVLSMLSLKLLAILAGPRNANEDSTNRLVNSARMILLEHCTGQRPMEDIADELNVSYSTLRRTFRVQTGMSMKDYQMAMRIQKAKDLLDNTELSVKGVAGQLGFSSAFHFSSQFRKTVGCPPSDWRARLGQGGEAPFSTRE comes from the coding sequence ATGACCGTCCAACCGAACAATTACTTCAGCTATATCCCTGAAAGTCGTCTGTGCCATGCGCTGGGTTGCACGTTGCAGTCGGCCGGGTTCACGCAAGTTGCCCCTTATGCGGTCTATCCGGCGGGCACCCATCCAAAAGACCACCTCTTCAGCAAGACCCGGGGACGGGTTTTGCAGGCCTATCAGATCGTATTCATCTCCAAGGGGCGTGGCAGGGTGGAGCTGGGAAGTGGCCGCAAGGCGCAAGAGATACATGCGGGCCAGGTCTTCGTCCTGTTCCCGAATGTGTGGCACCGCTACGCGCCAGAACCTTCGGTGGGCTGGACTGAGCATTGGGTCGAATGCAAGGGAACCGCCTTCGACATGTCCTTGAATGCGGGTTTGCTGGATCCCGGTCGCCCCATCATTCGACATCCCAATTTTGAAGCAGTGCACGACACGTTTGCTGAAATCCACGGGCTTGCCGGGACGGATGCCGTCGGCAACCAGCCGGTTCTCTCCATGCTAAGTCTGAAGCTGTTGGCCATTCTTGCCGGGCCCCGCAACGCGAATGAAGACAGCACCAATCGTCTGGTGAACTCTGCCCGCATGATATTGCTTGAACATTGCACCGGGCAGCGTCCGATGGAGGATATCGCGGATGAGTTGAACGTCAGCTATTCCACCCTGCGCCGCACGTTCCGGGTGCAAACGGGGATGTCGATGAAGGATTACCAGATGGCGATGAGAATTCAGAAGGCCAAGGACCTGCTCGACAATACAGAATTGTCGGTCAAGGGGGTGGCCGGACAGCTTGGGTTCAGCTCTGCATTTCACTTTTCAAGTCAGTTCAGGAAGACCGTCGGGTGCCCGCCATCGGACTGGCGGGCACGCCTCGGGCAGGGAGGGGAGGCCCCCTTTAGCACACGCGAATAA
- a CDS encoding arabinose isomerase, whose product MADIAANTLKVGLFGIGLDAYWPQFEGLEDRLKSYVGLVEGKLSRDDVDVVNLGLIDTPEKAVQAGHDFRIADVDVIFLYVTTYALSSTVLPVVRRAGVPVVILNLQPVASMDLAAFNALGSRAKMTGEWLAHCAACPVPEIANVFTRAGIEFHQITGVLNGDAHVDNEIAAWIEAARVAHIMAHTKLGVMGHYYNGMLDIYSDMALQSAAFGTLIEIVEIDELAAIRADLTEAEINDTLVRIKAEFDIQPDCPDAELHRAASTATALFKLVDRHGLGAMAYYYESTPGTVHEDLITSVILGCSMLTASGVPIAGEYEVKNAQAMKIMDSFGVGGSFTEYYAIDYGDDVVMMGHDGPGHTQIAQGKTKVRPLEVFHGKVGAGLSVEMSVRHGPVTCLSVLEIGGKVSLLVAEGESVPGPILEIGNTNSRYRFEIGAREFVEAWNAAAPAHHCAVGVGHIATRIEKLGALLGLEVIRVC is encoded by the coding sequence ATGGCTGATATTGCCGCGAACACGCTGAAAGTTGGCCTGTTTGGCATCGGTCTTGACGCCTATTGGCCGCAGTTTGAGGGGCTTGAAGATCGTCTGAAATCCTATGTCGGGCTTGTCGAGGGCAAACTGTCCCGCGATGATGTGGACGTCGTGAACCTCGGGTTGATCGACACTCCGGAAAAGGCGGTTCAGGCGGGGCATGACTTTCGGATCGCCGATGTCGATGTCATTTTTTTGTATGTGACGACCTATGCGTTGTCGTCGACGGTGCTGCCGGTGGTGCGCCGCGCCGGGGTTCCGGTTGTCATTCTCAACCTGCAACCCGTGGCCTCAATGGATCTGGCGGCGTTCAACGCGCTTGGCAGTCGCGCGAAGATGACCGGAGAATGGCTGGCCCACTGCGCCGCCTGCCCGGTGCCCGAAATCGCCAATGTCTTCACGCGCGCAGGCATCGAGTTCCATCAGATCACCGGTGTGCTGAACGGCGATGCCCATGTGGATAATGAGATCGCCGCGTGGATCGAGGCGGCGCGGGTTGCCCATATCATGGCGCATACGAAGCTGGGCGTGATGGGGCATTACTACAATGGGATGCTCGACATCTATTCGGACATGGCCCTGCAATCGGCGGCGTTCGGAACCCTCATCGAGATTGTCGAGATTGACGAGCTGGCGGCCATCCGGGCTGACCTGACCGAGGCAGAGATCAACGACACGCTTGTCAGGATAAAGGCCGAGTTCGATATCCAGCCCGACTGCCCCGACGCTGAACTGCACCGTGCTGCCAGTACCGCGACCGCGTTGTTCAAACTTGTGGACCGCCATGGCCTTGGCGCAATGGCGTATTATTACGAGTCGACGCCCGGCACCGTGCATGAGGATCTCATCACCTCGGTGATCCTGGGATGCTCCATGCTGACCGCATCCGGTGTGCCGATTGCCGGAGAATACGAGGTCAAGAACGCTCAGGCGATGAAGATCATGGACAGTTTCGGGGTCGGCGGGTCCTTCACCGAATACTATGCCATAGATTACGGCGATGATGTCGTGATGATGGGGCATGACGGGCCGGGTCACACGCAAATCGCCCAAGGCAAGACGAAGGTGCGTCCGTTGGAGGTGTTCCATGGCAAGGTGGGCGCAGGGTTAAGCGTGGAGATGAGCGTCAGGCACGGCCCGGTGACATGCCTGTCGGTGCTGGAGATCGGAGGAAAAGTGTCCCTCCTCGTGGCCGAGGGAGAGTCCGTTCCCGGCCCGATCCTGGAGATTGGAAATACGAACAGCCGCTATCGGTTTGAGATCGGCGCACGTGAATTTGTTGAGGCCTGGAATGCGGCCGCACCGGCGCACCATTGTGCTGTGGGTGTCGGTCATATCGCGACCCGAATTGAAAAACTTGGGGCGCTGCTGGGGCTTGAGGTTATTCGCGTGTGCTAA
- a CDS encoding AraC family transcriptional regulator, giving the protein MTTSRQILSPDSQLEIGPAETADRPIVGYAKDYPTDHLALPHTHPKAQLIYAVSGVMHVDTGTSSYTLPPTTALLMPANRAHSIYMDGPVAMRALFLQQKQPSVDLSACKVVSVSALLKELILAACDEPVEWEQTGRAPHIVALALHEIAQAVNLPLGLPLPTDPRIARVTDALRMRPADSRSLQDWALFAGASERTLARLFRKETGMTFNQWRGQARLTAALSALSQGRTLAHAAAVAGYDSQPAFGAAFRRAFGQTPGEARAQHATRI; this is encoded by the coding sequence ATGACAACAAGCCGACAAATTCTGTCGCCAGACAGCCAACTTGAAATCGGCCCCGCTGAAACCGCGGATCGGCCCATCGTCGGATATGCCAAGGATTACCCAACTGATCATCTGGCCCTGCCGCATACCCACCCAAAGGCGCAGCTCATTTATGCCGTCAGTGGCGTGATGCATGTCGATACCGGCACAAGCAGCTACACCCTGCCACCCACCACGGCACTTTTGATGCCCGCAAACAGGGCGCACAGCATCTACATGGACGGGCCGGTCGCCATGCGCGCCCTGTTTCTTCAGCAAAAACAGCCATCTGTCGATCTGTCCGCGTGCAAGGTGGTGTCCGTGTCGGCGCTGTTGAAAGAGCTTATTCTGGCGGCCTGTGATGAGCCGGTGGAGTGGGAGCAAACGGGACGCGCCCCCCATATCGTGGCCCTTGCCCTTCATGAAATCGCACAGGCCGTCAATCTGCCGCTGGGGCTTCCCTTGCCCACAGATCCCCGGATTGCGCGCGTCACAGATGCATTGCGCATGCGCCCTGCCGATAGTCGGTCTTTGCAAGACTGGGCCCTGTTCGCAGGCGCATCCGAGCGCACGCTTGCCCGGTTGTTTCGCAAGGAAACGGGTATGACATTCAATCAATGGCGGGGTCAGGCCCGTTTGACCGCCGCGTTGAGCGCCTTGTCGCAGGGCCGCACCCTGGCCCATGCCGCCGCCGTTGCAGGTTACGACAGCCAACCGGCTTTTGGTGCAGCCTTTCGGAGGGCGTTTGGCCAGACACCCGGCGAGGCGCGCGCGCAACATGCGACGAGGATCTGA
- a CDS encoding cupin domain-containing protein — MDNHIAPSGIFGRTIHHVTQGMLADGPNTPGQPRQTAFSGDGLWIGQCEITARDLPSQWHHHENYDSIMYMLDGRIRVDWGENGEQSFEMGPGDYGFFGRKVIHRAQIIDAPRTCRYVFVRLGEGESVVNVDGPGFAPE; from the coding sequence ATGGACAATCACATAGCCCCTTCTGGCATCTTCGGCCGCACCATTCATCACGTGACCCAAGGTATGCTTGCGGACGGTCCCAACACGCCCGGCCAACCGCGCCAGACCGCCTTTTCCGGCGACGGTCTCTGGATTGGCCAATGTGAGATCACGGCGCGGGACCTCCCGAGCCAATGGCACCATCATGAAAACTACGACAGCATCATGTACATGCTGGACGGCCGCATTCGCGTCGATTGGGGCGAGAATGGCGAGCAGAGCTTTGAGATGGGCCCGGGCGATTACGGGTTTTTCGGGCGCAAGGTTATTCACCGGGCACAGATCATCGACGCGCCCAGGACCTGTCGGTACGTCTTTGTGCGGTTGGGCGAAGGCGAATCCGTCGTCAACGTCGATGGGCCGGGCTTTGCGCCGGAATGA
- a CDS encoding GNAT family N-acetyltransferase: MTTPDHETPFPRPLSGARLDHVPPALLPPRTALEGRDVVLEPMNAAVHAEDLFAESHGTIEGLKIWDYMTYGPWSDLESYAGTLRDQSAAHDPLFYAIRSRDSGRACGQASFLDTDAKNGVTEIGHIWFGPTLQRTRGATEALFLMLCHAMDDLGYRRMQWRCNALNAKSRAAARRLGFRFEGIFYNNLIFKGRNRDTAWYSILDDEWPEIRDRISTWLRDDNFGSDGRAKSSLSDAMQNRSPSTRGQLAEPE, translated from the coding sequence ATGACCACCCCAGACCATGAAACACCCTTTCCACGCCCCTTGTCTGGCGCGCGGCTGGACCACGTGCCGCCTGCTCTGCTGCCGCCCCGCACCGCTCTGGAAGGCCGGGATGTCGTGCTGGAACCGATGAATGCAGCCGTCCATGCGGAGGATCTTTTTGCCGAGTCCCATGGCACCATCGAAGGCCTGAAGATATGGGATTACATGACCTATGGCCCCTGGAGCGATTTAGAAAGCTACGCCGGCACGCTGCGCGATCAATCGGCAGCCCATGACCCGCTGTTCTACGCAATCCGATCCCGTGACAGCGGGCGCGCTTGTGGGCAAGCGAGTTTCCTCGACACGGATGCAAAGAACGGTGTGACCGAGATCGGGCATATCTGGTTTGGCCCAACGCTCCAACGCACGCGCGGCGCGACCGAGGCGCTGTTTCTGATGCTGTGTCACGCCATGGATGATCTGGGCTACCGGCGGATGCAATGGCGCTGCAATGCACTCAACGCCAAATCACGGGCCGCCGCGCGCAGGCTGGGTTTCCGGTTTGAAGGGATCTTCTACAACAACCTGATCTTCAAGGGCCGCAACCGTGACACCGCGTGGTACTCCATCCTCGATGACGAATGGCCAGAGATACGCGACCGGATCAGCACTTGGTTGCGGGATGATAATTTCGGCAGCGACGGCAGGGCCAAATCCTCCCTCAGCGACGCGATGCAGAACAGATCGCCATCGACCCGTGGCCAATTGGCAGAGCCGGAGTAG
- a CDS encoding LysE family translocator, with protein MFEVSLPFIAYVVALGVAAAIPGPGVAALVGRSLAQGARTSLPFIIGLALGDVVFLTIAILGLATLANTAAGLFLVVKIMGALYLLYLGWRFWTAEIARIDLAGRPPIGSWSGAVAGLAVTLGNPKTVVFYLALVPNVIDLEQVGLSSWPILSVLTILVLLAVLIPYAALADRLRQFFASSRARRRLNRGAAMAIGGAGIAILSDAAIELRR; from the coding sequence ATGTTCGAGGTCTCATTGCCCTTCATCGCCTACGTTGTCGCATTGGGTGTCGCGGCGGCGATCCCCGGACCCGGCGTTGCCGCGCTGGTCGGGCGGTCGCTAGCGCAAGGCGCGCGTACCTCTCTGCCGTTCATCATCGGCCTCGCGTTAGGCGATGTCGTGTTCCTCACAATCGCCATTCTCGGCCTCGCAACACTTGCGAACACTGCGGCGGGTCTGTTCCTCGTCGTAAAGATCATGGGTGCGCTCTACCTGCTCTACCTCGGATGGCGGTTCTGGACCGCTGAAATTGCGCGCATCGACCTTGCAGGACGTCCACCAATCGGTTCGTGGTCAGGCGCAGTCGCCGGTCTGGCCGTGACCCTTGGCAACCCCAAAACGGTGGTGTTCTACCTCGCGCTTGTTCCCAACGTCATTGACCTTGAACAGGTCGGCCTCTCCAGCTGGCCCATCCTGAGTGTACTGACGATACTTGTGCTGCTTGCCGTCCTGATCCCCTATGCAGCCCTCGCGGATCGGTTGCGGCAATTCTTCGCCAGCAGCCGTGCGCGCCGTCGCCTCAACCGCGGGGCGGCCATGGCCATCGGCGGGGCGGGCATCGCGATCCTGTCCGACGCGGCAATTGAACTGCGACGCTAG